From Hippea alviniae EP5-r, the proteins below share one genomic window:
- the nfo gene encoding deoxyribonuclease IV — MKHIGAHVSASGGVFNAPVRAKQIGADAFALFVKNQRQWKAKPLDKDTVEKFKQNCKELGFESKYILPHAGYLINLGSVVEENAKKSFESFKDEVLRVKELSLNKINVHPGAHLNKISEIECIKLVAKNINRIIEETEDVIIVIENTAGDGTHIGYRFEHLRDIIDSVKDKKRIGVCIDTCHMFAAGYDIRDKESFFKTWEKFDEIVGFELLKGVHLNDSKVELGSRVDRHESIGKGKIGIDAFKLLMRDRRFDDIPLILETPNNSIWADEIKMLRKFESDRSL; from the coding sequence ATGAAACATATAGGAGCTCATGTTAGTGCTTCAGGTGGCGTATTTAACGCACCAGTTAGGGCAAAGCAGATAGGAGCAGACGCCTTTGCTCTGTTTGTAAAAAACCAGAGACAGTGGAAGGCGAAGCCTTTGGATAAAGATACCGTTGAGAAATTCAAACAAAATTGCAAAGAGCTGGGTTTTGAAAGTAAATATATCCTGCCGCATGCGGGTTATTTGATAAACTTGGGCAGTGTTGTTGAAGAGAACGCTAAAAAGTCGTTCGAATCGTTTAAAGATGAAGTATTAAGAGTGAAAGAGCTATCGCTGAACAAGATAAATGTTCATCCAGGTGCTCATCTGAATAAAATTTCAGAGATAGAGTGCATCAAGCTTGTTGCCAAAAACATAAACAGAATCATCGAAGAGACGGAAGATGTGATTATAGTTATTGAAAATACGGCAGGTGATGGAACGCATATCGGCTATAGGTTTGAGCATTTAAGGGATATAATCGATTCGGTCAAAGATAAAAAACGCATCGGTGTTTGTATTGATACATGCCATATGTTTGCTGCAGGATACGACATAAGAGATAAGGAGAGCTTTTTTAAAACATGGGAGAAGTTTGATGAGATAGTTGGGTTTGAGTTGCTAAAAGGTGTTCATCTGAATGATTCTAAGGTTGAACTCGGCAGCAGGGTTGATAGACACGAAAGCATAGGCAAGGGTAAAATAGGTATAGACGCCTTTAAACTTTTAATGAGAGATAGGCGGTTTGACGATATTCCTTTGATTCTTGAAACGCCAAATAATTCAATATGGGCAGATGAGATAAAAATGTTAAGAAAATTTGAGTCAGATAGGAGTTTGTGA
- a CDS encoding ATP-binding protein, giving the protein MNTRTFRNKKLIDRDKEINFLLDWFNQLPELILWVYGPKSSGKTTLIEYVVEKELFEDFENLKPKGNYWVRYVNLRRKLISSYETFLESFIKPEEEYVMQKGISAGVSVAVFTLKAEILKQVKERKKDLFDALIDELDKKVKKENKKPILIIDEIQTLEEIYINGERELLKEFLNFCVSLTKETHLSHVVILSSNTVFIDRIYNDAKLKKTSEFFKIDHLDKSIVVEWLSSEGYTEEEINLIYDYLGGCIPDIQRMMMLKDKYKSIKEYLEHRAFLAYSQIVMFYHQGKFPKEEIEIFENICKEILNNGSFVLSKDRDSKYLEVISKWAEKEILFFDPLTLEVKGNSRIYEKGMEKLEL; this is encoded by the coding sequence ATGAACACAAGAACCTTCAGAAACAAAAAACTCATAGACAGAGATAAAGAGATAAACTTCCTCCTTGACTGGTTCAATCAATTACCAGAGTTAATCCTTTGGGTTTATGGCCCAAAATCTTCAGGCAAAACAACACTCATTGAGTATGTTGTTGAAAAGGAGCTGTTTGAAGATTTTGAGAACTTAAAACCCAAAGGGAACTATTGGGTTAGATATGTAAACCTAAGAAGAAAACTCATCTCAAGCTATGAGACATTTCTTGAATCGTTCATCAAACCTGAAGAAGAGTATGTAATGCAAAAGGGTATCTCTGCAGGAGTATCTGTTGCAGTATTTACATTGAAAGCAGAAATTTTAAAACAGGTAAAAGAGAGAAAAAAGGATTTATTTGATGCTCTAATAGATGAGTTAGATAAAAAGGTAAAGAAAGAGAATAAAAAACCAATTCTCATCATTGATGAGATTCAGACATTAGAAGAGATTTACATCAATGGAGAAAGAGAGCTTCTAAAAGAGTTTTTAAACTTCTGTGTCTCTTTAACAAAAGAGACACATCTGTCTCATGTTGTTATCCTAAGCTCAAATACTGTGTTTATTGATAGGATTTATAATGATGCAAAGCTAAAGAAGACAAGTGAGTTTTTTAAGATTGACCATTTAGATAAGAGTATAGTTGTAGAGTGGTTAAGTTCTGAAGGATACACAGAAGAAGAGATAAATCTCATCTATGACTATCTTGGTGGTTGTATTCCAGATATACAAAGAATGATGATGTTAAAAGACAAATACAAAAGCATTAAAGAGTATTTAGAGCATAGGGCGTTTTTGGCTTATTCGCAGATAGTAATGTTCTATCATCAAGGTAAGTTTCCAAAAGAAGAGATAGAAATATTTGAGAATATCTGCAAAGAGATTTTAAACAATGGCTCATTTGTTCTTTCAAAAGACAGAGATTCAAAATACTTAGAAGTCATCTCCAAGTGGGCAGAAAAAGAGATACTCTTCTTTGACCCGCTTACATTGGAAGTTAAAGGAAATAGCAGGATTTATGAGAAGGGAATGGAAAAACTTGAGTTGTGA